Proteins encoded in a region of the Onychostoma macrolepis isolate SWU-2019 chromosome 20, ASM1243209v1, whole genome shotgun sequence genome:
- the LOC131526634 gene encoding putative mediator of RNA polymerase II transcription subunit 12: MAGSWGLGQILAVCALCHAVPQRNDLPQNTQALMFQQTDQRFQKLVQQQTPVQQQTDQWFQKPVQQQTDQWFQKPVQQQTDQRFQKPVQQQMPVQQQTDQWFQKPVQQQTDQRFQKLVHQQTPVQQQTDQRFQKLVQQQTPAQQQTGQWFQKLVQQQMPVQQQTDQRFQKLVQQQMPVQQQTDQWLQKPVQQQTDQRLQKPVQQQTDQRFQKLVHQQTPVQQQTDQRFQKLVQQQTPAQQQTGQWFQK; encoded by the coding sequence ATGGCTGGAAGTTGGGGTTTGGGTCAGATTTTGGCAGTTTGTGCTTTGTGTCATGCTGTTCCTCAGCGGAATGATCTGCCCCAGAACACTCAAGCTCTGATGTtccagcagactgaccagcggtttcagaagctagttcaacagcaaacgccagttcaacagcaaactgaccagtggtttcagaagccagttcaacagcagactgaccagtggtttcagaagccagttcaacagcagactgaccagcggtttcagaagccagttcaacagcaaatgccagttcaacagcagactgaccagtggtttcagaagccagttcaacagcaaactgaccagcggtttcagaagctagttcatcagcaaacgccagttcaacagcaaactgaccagcggtttcagaagctagttcaacagcaaacgccCGCTCAACAGCAGACTGgccagtggtttcagaagctagttcaacagcaaatgccagttcaacagcaaactgaccagcggtttcagaagctagttcaacagcaaatgccagttcaacagcagactgaccagtggcttcagaagccagttcaacagcagactgaccagcggcttcagaagccagttcaacagcaaactgaccagcggtttcagaagctagttcatcagcaaacgccagttcaacagcaaactgaccagcggtttcagaagctagttcaacagcaaacgccTGCTCAACAGCAGACTGgccagtggtttcagaag